Proteins from a genomic interval of Macaca thibetana thibetana isolate TM-01 chromosome 17, ASM2454274v1, whole genome shotgun sequence:
- the LOC126940554 gene encoding protein phosphatase inhibitor 2-like → MAAWTASHWPIKGILKNKTSTASPMVASAEQPSGSVDEERSKKFQKWKEMNILATYYPPDKDDGLMKIDERSTPYCR, encoded by the coding sequence ATGGCGGCCTGGACTGCCTCGCACTGGCCCATCAAAGGGATCCTGAAGAACAAGACCTCTACAGCTTCCCCTATGGTGGCGTCGGCTGAACAGCCCAGCGGGAGTGTCGACGAGGAGCGGAGCAAAAAATTCCAGAAGTGGAAAGAAATGAACATCCTGGCGACATATTATCCCCCAGACAAAGACGATGGTTTAATGAAAATAGATGAACGAAGCACTCCTTACTGTCGTTAA